The proteins below are encoded in one region of Arenibacter algicola:
- a CDS encoding enoyl-CoA hydratase-related protein: protein MEEEKSINKAYSTEISQLSDLTHYLGKELGLSNWITITQDMIDTFARTTDDNQWIHVDPEKSAKYSPYKKTVAHGFLVLSLASKFCFETLKIKDIAMGVNYGLDKVRFMNATPVGALLRARVSLMEFSPFEGGAKYKLKLVFELKGEEKPACVAEFIAQAYANPNSKKTSSAPKKVAPEKIESNNNESVLFEKEGDIGIITLNRPSRYNAVTDDVVNGITAAINIIRKDDDIRAVVITGAGKGFCAGADMAVFGQVTPEEGRAYITSTYQPLMRTLFTLRKPIIGAINGTAAGVGASLALACDFRVMSKSSALLYAFINIGLGPDGGGSWLLARQVGYSKALQIAVEGKKIMASECLDLGLTNKLVQDDTDLLKTAKYWAHELAKLPTLAIGVTKEDMFYAMGHDLYDTIAYEAEKQVATFGSRDFAEGVNAFLEKRPAKFIGK, encoded by the coding sequence ATGGAAGAAGAAAAATCGATCAATAAGGCGTACTCCACAGAAATTTCACAACTGTCGGATCTGACTCATTACCTAGGCAAGGAATTGGGGCTATCCAATTGGATAACTATAACCCAGGATATGATCGACACCTTTGCCAGAACAACGGACGATAATCAATGGATTCACGTGGATCCTGAAAAATCTGCCAAATATTCCCCCTATAAAAAAACGGTGGCACATGGATTTTTGGTCCTTTCCCTAGCCTCAAAATTCTGCTTTGAAACCCTCAAGATAAAAGATATTGCGATGGGGGTAAATTATGGATTGGACAAAGTGCGGTTTATGAATGCCACCCCTGTGGGCGCCTTATTAAGGGCTCGTGTATCTTTAATGGAATTCAGCCCTTTTGAAGGCGGGGCCAAATACAAATTAAAGCTTGTATTTGAGCTTAAAGGGGAAGAAAAACCGGCTTGCGTAGCCGAGTTTATTGCCCAAGCCTATGCAAACCCAAATAGTAAAAAAACAAGTTCGGCACCTAAAAAGGTCGCTCCAGAAAAAATTGAAAGCAACAATAATGAGAGTGTTCTTTTTGAAAAGGAAGGCGATATTGGAATTATCACCCTTAACAGGCCGTCAAGATACAATGCGGTTACCGACGATGTCGTGAACGGAATTACTGCCGCTATCAACATAATCCGCAAGGACGATGACATTCGCGCAGTGGTTATTACAGGAGCCGGAAAAGGTTTTTGTGCCGGTGCGGATATGGCGGTCTTCGGCCAAGTTACACCCGAAGAAGGCAGGGCATATATTACCAGTACCTACCAACCATTGATGCGCACTCTTTTTACCCTTCGTAAACCCATTATCGGGGCCATTAACGGAACTGCGGCCGGAGTAGGAGCTTCCCTGGCCCTTGCCTGCGATTTTAGGGTAATGTCCAAAAGCAGTGCTTTATTGTACGCCTTTATTAATATAGGCTTAGGCCCCGACGGTGGCGGCAGTTGGCTTTTGGCAAGACAGGTGGGTTACAGCAAAGCCTTGCAAATAGCCGTGGAAGGCAAAAAAATAATGGCTTCGGAATGCCTGGATCTTGGCCTCACCAATAAATTGGTACAGGACGATACCGATTTGCTTAAAACCGCCAAATATTGGGCCCATGAATTGGCCAAACTGCCCACTTTAGCTATTGGTGTTACCAAAGAGGATATGTTCTATGCCATGGGACATGATCTATATGATACCATTGCTTATGAAGCGGAAAAACAAGTTGCCACTTTTGGGAGTCGCGATTTTGCAGAAGGTGTCAATGCCTTTTTGGAAAAGCGTCCCGCTAAATTTATAGGCAAATAA
- a CDS encoding SDR family NAD(P)-dependent oxidoreductase, protein MKKLEGQVVIITGGARGIGEGICKVFCNEGATVALWDVLEEGQKTADRIAKNGGKIFYQNVDVSSQESVDKAVAKVISEFGKIDVLINNAGIIRDRSILKMSREEWDQVMRVNVDSLYITAKAVVPHMKTANYGRIISASSVNAFQGAFGQTNYSASKAAIVGFTHSLCREVGKYNITVNAIAPGFIKTEMTDSMPQDVIQAGISMIPVGRIGTPEDMGHAYLFLASKEAGFISGHTLHANGGAMPM, encoded by the coding sequence ATGAAAAAACTAGAGGGGCAGGTTGTAATCATTACCGGAGGGGCAAGAGGCATAGGTGAAGGAATCTGTAAAGTCTTTTGTAATGAGGGGGCCACCGTTGCCCTATGGGATGTGCTGGAAGAAGGCCAAAAAACCGCGGACAGGATTGCTAAGAACGGTGGTAAAATATTCTACCAAAATGTGGATGTTTCCAGCCAAGAATCTGTTGATAAGGCTGTTGCCAAGGTCATTTCCGAATTTGGAAAGATAGATGTACTCATTAACAACGCCGGAATAATTCGTGACCGATCTATTTTAAAAATGAGTCGTGAGGAATGGGACCAAGTTATGCGCGTAAATGTTGATTCCCTATACATTACCGCCAAAGCCGTAGTACCCCATATGAAGACGGCCAATTATGGCAGGATTATCTCCGCCTCCTCCGTGAATGCCTTTCAAGGCGCCTTTGGACAGACCAACTATAGTGCCAGTAAGGCTGCTATAGTAGGCTTTACACATTCTCTGTGCAGGGAAGTTGGCAAATACAATATTACTGTTAATGCCATTGCCCCAGGATTTATTAAAACTGAAATGACGGATTCCATGCCTCAAGATGTCATACAGGCAGGAATTTCAATGATTCCTGTTGGACGCATTGGTACCCCGGAAGATATGGGACATGCCTATCTCTTCCTGGCTTCCAAGGAAGCCGGATTTATAAGTGGGCATACCTTGCATGCCAATGGTGGTGCCATGCCAATGTAA
- a CDS encoding acyl-CoA dehydrogenase family protein, which translates to MNFDDIKNRIKAFVKEELFPLEPWILNCSWDEKLPKLNELRKKVKDGGLWLPQVPKEYGGLGLSNTQHGEISEILGTSPYGHYCFNCQAPDAGNMEILIEFGTKEQKEAYLYPLLAGDIRSCFAMTEPDYAGSNPVNMGTMAFKKDGHYIINGHKWFTTGFDGASFAIVMLVTNPEASEAHKKASQVIVPINTPGLEFIRNIPIMGHAGNGWESHSEIKFHTVKVPLTNVLGGDGEGFTIAQKRLGPGRIHHCMRWMGICERSFDLMCQRAVSRELAHGKALADKQTIQNWIAESRAEINAARLLIQDAAHKIDTQGAYKTRKEISIIKFFCANVLQKVVDRAIQVHGALGLTDDTILAFYYRHERAARIYDGADEVHKSSLARQILKEYRI; encoded by the coding sequence ATGAATTTCGACGATATAAAAAATAGGATAAAAGCCTTTGTTAAGGAGGAACTATTTCCTTTGGAACCCTGGATATTAAATTGTAGCTGGGATGAAAAATTACCAAAGCTGAATGAACTTCGAAAAAAAGTAAAAGACGGCGGACTTTGGCTACCCCAGGTCCCAAAGGAATACGGGGGTTTAGGGCTAAGCAATACCCAGCATGGGGAAATCAGCGAAATTTTAGGTACCAGTCCCTACGGACATTATTGTTTTAATTGTCAGGCCCCTGATGCTGGCAACATGGAAATATTGATCGAGTTCGGGACCAAGGAACAGAAAGAGGCATACCTCTACCCTCTTCTAGCAGGAGATATTAGGAGCTGTTTCGCCATGACCGAACCCGATTATGCAGGCTCCAACCCTGTAAATATGGGCACAATGGCCTTTAAAAAGGATGGCCATTATATAATAAACGGTCATAAATGGTTCACCACCGGTTTTGATGGGGCCTCCTTTGCCATTGTAATGTTGGTAACCAATCCGGAAGCATCAGAAGCGCATAAAAAGGCAAGCCAAGTTATTGTCCCCATCAATACCCCAGGTCTGGAATTTATTAGAAACATTCCCATAATGGGACATGCAGGTAACGGCTGGGAAAGTCATTCCGAAATTAAATTCCATACTGTAAAAGTGCCCTTGACGAATGTATTGGGCGGAGATGGCGAAGGATTTACCATTGCCCAAAAACGATTGGGACCGGGACGTATCCACCACTGTATGCGTTGGATGGGAATATGTGAACGCTCTTTTGACCTAATGTGCCAACGGGCCGTGTCCAGGGAATTGGCACATGGAAAAGCATTGGCCGATAAACAGACCATCCAAAACTGGATTGCAGAATCCAGGGCCGAAATTAATGCTGCGCGATTATTGATCCAGGATGCTGCCCATAAAATTGATACTCAGGGAGCTTATAAAACCAGAAAGGAAATTTCTATCATTAAGTTTTTTTGTGCCAACGTGCTTCAAAAAGTGGTAGACCGTGCCATTCAGGTCCATGGTGCCTTAGGCCTAACGGACGACACCATTCTGGCTTTCTACTATAGGCATGAACGGGCTGCCCGAATTTATGATGGGGCCGACGAGGTGCATAAGAGCAGCTTGGCCAGACAGATTTTAAAAGAATACAGAATTTAA
- a CDS encoding glucose 1-dehydrogenase, whose protein sequence is MQTSVKQKFNLKNKVAIVTGASKGIGESIARGLAEYGAKVVISSRNQEAVDQVANNLKKEGYDALGIACHVGDEDQLKKLVEETMNAYGGVDILVNNAATNPFYGPLDTMENALFDKIMDINAKAPFHLANLCYPIMKKSGGGSIINIASVEGMKPSVGLGLYSVSKAALIMLTKSQAVEWGKFGIRSNAICPGLIKTKFSSALWQNEKILDQVTRHLPAGRMAVPDEMAGLASFLASDASSYCTGSVFTADGGHMIAGGFN, encoded by the coding sequence ATGCAAACAAGTGTAAAACAAAAATTCAATTTAAAGAACAAAGTTGCCATTGTAACCGGTGCCAGTAAAGGTATTGGGGAATCCATTGCCAGAGGTCTAGCCGAATACGGAGCCAAGGTGGTCATTAGTTCCCGTAATCAAGAAGCCGTAGACCAAGTGGCAAATAATTTAAAAAAGGAAGGGTACGATGCCTTGGGCATAGCCTGCCATGTTGGTGATGAAGACCAATTAAAAAAATTGGTTGAGGAAACAATGAACGCTTATGGAGGGGTGGACATCCTAGTGAACAATGCCGCCACCAATCCGTTTTATGGCCCCTTGGACACCATGGAGAACGCCCTATTCGACAAAATAATGGACATAAATGCCAAGGCCCCTTTCCATTTGGCCAATCTATGTTATCCCATTATGAAAAAAAGCGGAGGCGGGAGTATCATTAATATTGCTTCGGTGGAAGGAATGAAACCAAGTGTTGGGTTGGGATTGTACAGTGTTAGTAAGGCGGCCTTGATCATGTTGACCAAATCACAGGCAGTGGAATGGGGCAAATTTGGAATCCGTTCCAATGCCATCTGCCCAGGACTCATCAAGACCAAATTTAGTTCGGCCCTATGGCAGAACGAAAAAATATTGGATCAAGTAACCCGTCATTTACCTGCAGGAAGAATGGCCGTTCCGGATGAAATGGCCGGCCTGGCCAGTTTTTTGGCTTCTGATGCTTCCAGCTATTGTACTGGATCGGTTTTTACGGCCGATGGCGGGCATATGATTGCCGGTGGTTTCAATTAG